From Candidatus Methanosuratincola sp., one genomic window encodes:
- a CDS encoding 2-oxoacid:acceptor oxidoreductase subunit alpha has product MVKMDLNLIIGGPQGGGIETAGLLAVRALAMDGLEVFADREYHSNIKGKHSYSHIRASDKRVRSIKYPVDFVAALDVESIATHYKDLKPGGVLIHDSALLDKSLLKLPPMEKERVERLKAELDANGAGATVKELDEWLQRNGKVVLQYPFSKTIVEKVKLASPSIERAMNTALTTVLLRAAGMTLTKILEAVDSLFIEKAEARELNRAVAGAISDGFDELSGTKKLGTKILGQERPPRGKRMLVAGNDAVAIGKLIGGLRLQTYYPITPAADESFVIEQHAKLLDSEGRAVGSPIVIQAEDEISAICMAIGGALTGVRSATCTSGPGFSLMAEGIGWAGMNEVPVVVTCYQRGGPSTGLPTRHSQSDLLFTINSGHGEFSRIVLASGSHEEALDDAVKCMNLAERYQVPVIHLLDKGIANCVTTVDPPVFGAVERGKRVEKGTGEYLRFAIGDDPVSPRAYLGEELMWYTGDEHDERGHITEDPDTRRRMYEKRMAKREKILKEAPDGDKAVLYGDEGFEDLLVTWGVSTGAAIDALPELRSHGSRVAVLQVRMVEPFPADYISKFILEANNVIGLEANYVGQLAELIGCNTGFRIKSRILKYTGRLITQDEVVDAYMRIKGGEERVVLTGGE; this is encoded by the coding sequence ATGGTTAAAATGGATCTGAATCTCATAATCGGAGGGCCGCAGGGAGGCGGGATCGAGACCGCAGGTTTGCTCGCAGTGAGGGCACTGGCAATGGACGGTCTCGAGGTATTCGCCGACAGGGAATACCATTCGAACATAAAGGGGAAGCACAGCTACTCGCACATTCGGGCATCCGACAAACGGGTCAGGAGCATAAAATACCCGGTGGATTTTGTTGCGGCTCTTGACGTCGAAAGTATTGCTACGCATTATAAAGACTTGAAGCCAGGGGGCGTGCTAATCCATGACTCTGCTCTACTTGACAAATCGCTTTTAAAGCTGCCTCCAATGGAAAAGGAGAGGGTTGAGCGGCTGAAGGCTGAATTGGACGCAAATGGGGCCGGCGCTACGGTGAAGGAGCTTGACGAATGGCTGCAGAGGAACGGTAAAGTTGTCCTCCAGTACCCGTTCTCCAAAACCATAGTGGAGAAGGTTAAACTGGCTTCCCCGTCGATAGAGAGGGCAATGAACACCGCCTTGACCACCGTGCTCCTGAGGGCTGCCGGGATGACATTAACAAAAATACTCGAGGCCGTAGATTCACTCTTCATCGAAAAAGCCGAGGCCAGGGAGCTAAACAGAGCGGTGGCAGGTGCGATAAGCGACGGCTTCGACGAGCTTTCGGGTACAAAGAAGCTGGGCACTAAAATCCTAGGACAAGAGAGGCCACCTCGAGGTAAGAGGATGCTAGTCGCAGGGAACGATGCGGTTGCGATAGGGAAGCTCATCGGGGGGCTCAGGCTGCAGACATACTATCCGATAACTCCTGCCGCGGACGAGTCTTTTGTCATTGAGCAGCACGCCAAGCTGTTAGATTCAGAGGGCAGGGCAGTAGGTTCGCCCATCGTCATACAGGCAGAGGATGAGATCTCTGCGATCTGCATGGCAATAGGAGGTGCGCTCACCGGAGTCAGGTCGGCGACCTGCACAAGCGGGCCAGGCTTCTCATTGATGGCCGAAGGCATAGGATGGGCAGGAATGAACGAGGTACCGGTTGTAGTCACATGTTACCAAAGGGGAGGGCCTTCGACGGGCCTGCCGACAAGGCACAGCCAGTCAGATCTCCTATTCACAATCAATTCAGGACACGGCGAGTTCTCAAGGATCGTCCTTGCATCGGGCAGCCACGAGGAGGCCCTGGATGACGCCGTGAAATGCATGAACCTTGCGGAAAGGTACCAAGTCCCGGTAATCCACCTCCTTGACAAGGGGATAGCCAACTGCGTGACAACTGTTGATCCTCCGGTCTTTGGGGCGGTAGAACGCGGAAAACGTGTAGAGAAGGGGACGGGCGAGTACCTGAGGTTTGCGATTGGGGACGACCCTGTCTCTCCAAGGGCATACCTGGGCGAAGAGCTGATGTGGTACACAGGGGACGAGCACGACGAGCGGGGTCACATCACTGAAGACCCGGATACAAGAAGGAGGATGTACGAGAAGAGGATGGCTAAGAGGGAGAAGATCCTTAAGGAGGCTCCGGATGGAGACAAGGCAGTCCTGTATGGCGATGAGGGTTTCGAAGACCTTCTGGTCACCTGGGGCGTGAGCACAGGCGCTGCCATAGATGCGCTCCCTGAGTTGCGCAGTCATGGGTCCAGAGTGGCAGTCCTTCAAGTAAGGATGGTAGAACCTTTCCCTGCTGACTATATTTCAAAGTTCATCTTGGAGGCGAATAATGTGATAGGCCTTGAAGCCAACTATGTCGGTCAGCTCGCAGAACTCATTGGGTGCAATACGGGCTTCAGGATCAAGAGCAGGATTTTGAAATACACTGGCAGACTGATAACGCAGGACGAGGTTGTCGATGCCTACATGCGCATAAAAGGCGGCGAGGAGAGGGTAGTCCTAACCGGAGGCGAGTGA
- a CDS encoding DUF167 family protein — translation MNILRETKDGVVLDVLVKPNSKRDSISVEGDLVVIETREKAEQGRANISALKQISKAFGVSATSAIILRGKSDRSKTVLIRGAGRDDFEKFKAKLEKKLQDNLK, via the coding sequence GTGAACATCTTGAGAGAGACCAAAGACGGCGTAGTCTTGGATGTTCTTGTCAAACCGAATTCTAAGAGGGACTCGATCTCAGTTGAAGGGGATCTCGTGGTGATCGAAACGAGAGAGAAAGCAGAGCAAGGGCGAGCAAACATCTCTGCCTTGAAACAAATTTCAAAGGCGTTCGGAGTGAGTGCCACCTCAGCTATCATCCTGAGGGGCAAATCTGATCGGAGCAAAACGGTTTTGATAAGGGGTGCCGGAAGGGATGATTTTGAAAAGTTCAAGGCAAAATTAGAGAAAAAGCTCCAAGATAACCTTAAATAG
- a CDS encoding ABC transporter permease: MKYLVRRLIYMIPLILGISIVVFMVMYAAGDPIQIATAGNPSITEAQRQFLREYYGLTDPVPVQYLRWLDHFLHFDFGKSLYGGKPVNEIISIYFWETLKLQLVSIILAFAISIPIGIYSAVKQRSWFDYLFSGISIAGVSFPVFFLGIIFILVFSYQLGWLPSAGAHGAPQLWPVFGIQHPLLDELAHLVMPATVLTLAGLAYNTRLLRAGMLEVLRQDYIMAARASGIPERRILFKYALKNAIMPLITLLGMSIGFAIAGAPATETVFSWPGLGRAYVTAASRLDFPLIMGITMIITIMILVANLITDISYAAIDPRISID; the protein is encoded by the coding sequence ATGAAGTATCTCGTTAGGCGACTCATATACATGATACCGCTGATACTCGGTATATCGATTGTTGTCTTCATGGTTATGTATGCCGCGGGTGACCCTATACAGATAGCGACTGCAGGGAACCCCAGCATCACAGAAGCCCAAAGGCAGTTCTTGAGGGAGTATTACGGGCTCACTGACCCAGTACCAGTCCAGTATCTGCGGTGGCTTGACCACTTCCTGCACTTCGACTTCGGGAAGTCTCTCTATGGCGGCAAGCCTGTGAACGAGATCATATCTATCTACTTCTGGGAGACGCTCAAGCTTCAGCTTGTCTCGATAATCTTGGCATTCGCAATATCGATCCCGATCGGAATCTACTCTGCGGTGAAGCAGAGGTCTTGGTTTGATTATCTCTTCTCAGGAATATCCATTGCAGGGGTTTCATTCCCGGTCTTCTTCTTGGGTATCATATTCATCCTCGTCTTCTCTTACCAGCTCGGATGGTTGCCCTCCGCAGGCGCGCACGGCGCACCGCAGCTCTGGCCTGTATTCGGGATTCAGCATCCCTTGCTGGACGAGCTAGCCCATCTAGTAATGCCTGCCACTGTACTGACCCTCGCCGGTCTGGCCTATAACACGCGCCTTCTCAGGGCAGGGATGCTGGAAGTCCTGAGGCAGGACTATATAATGGCAGCAAGGGCTAGTGGCATACCCGAGAGGAGGATACTCTTCAAGTATGCCCTCAAGAATGCGATCATGCCGCTGATAACCTTGCTGGGAATGTCAATCGGTTTTGCAATAGCGGGTGCCCCTGCGACCGAAACCGTCTTTAGCTGGCCGGGGCTGGGTCGTGCCTACGTTACGGCAGCATCAAGGCTCGACTTTCCCCTGATCATGGGGATCACTATGATCATCACAATCATGATCCTCGTTGCGAACCTGATAACTGATATCTCGTATGCTGCGATTGATCCGAGGATATCGATAGATTAG
- a CDS encoding ABC transporter permease has product MVRLALRDRVNSEAQERRSASQWAVAWRRFKKHKSGLFGLGMIVALVLVAIFHSFIAPYPARPDPGAFSPLYEGEAGQPPSWKHPFGTTIMGTDVFSELVHGTVYTLYVAIGTTLIAMLITVVVGISSGYLGRKVDDVLMRITEVFLVFPSLLLILVFARIYQLVNPEPFWNVLGISIPVNLTMIVIIVAVFAWAGNARVIRGEVMALKEKEFIQAAKSLGAGSRWIMLRHIFPNILPQVIVIATLTMASAVLIEAVVSFLGFGDPNTITWGRMMEESFQDMSTTWWAEVFPGLAVFFTVLAFNLMGDGISDALNPRLRE; this is encoded by the coding sequence ATGGTGCGTCTAGCTCTTAGGGATAGGGTAAACAGCGAAGCTCAGGAAAGGCGTTCGGCGAGCCAGTGGGCAGTTGCTTGGCGCAGGTTCAAGAAGCACAAGTCAGGTCTGTTTGGGCTTGGGATGATTGTAGCCCTCGTGCTGGTCGCAATATTTCACTCCTTCATAGCTCCCTATCCTGCGAGGCCTGACCCTGGCGCTTTCTCGCCTCTCTATGAAGGAGAGGCAGGGCAGCCCCCTTCATGGAAACATCCCTTCGGCACTACTATAATGGGTACTGACGTGTTCAGCGAGCTCGTCCACGGGACAGTCTACACGTTGTACGTTGCAATAGGGACCACTCTGATAGCGATGCTCATCACAGTGGTAGTGGGCATCTCATCCGGGTATTTGGGAAGGAAGGTCGATGATGTGCTTATGCGCATAACCGAGGTGTTCCTCGTCTTCCCGTCTCTACTGCTGATACTTGTATTTGCGAGGATCTACCAACTTGTAAACCCCGAGCCGTTCTGGAACGTTTTGGGGATATCCATACCGGTCAACCTGACTATGATCGTGATTATTGTCGCCGTGTTCGCATGGGCAGGCAACGCGAGGGTCATTAGGGGTGAGGTGATGGCCCTCAAGGAAAAGGAGTTCATCCAAGCCGCTAAGAGCCTGGGCGCCGGCTCGAGATGGATAATGCTCAGGCACATATTCCCCAACATATTGCCACAGGTTATTGTTATCGCTACGCTGACGATGGCATCCGCGGTCCTGATTGAGGCAGTGGTGTCCTTCCTGGGATTTGGAGATCCTAACACCATTACTTGGGGAAGGATGATGGAGGAGAGCTTCCAAGATATGAGCACAACTTGGTGGGCTGAAGTATTCCCAGGTCTTGCGGTCTTCTTCACGGTGCTCGCATTTAACCTTATGGGCGATGGCATATCTGATGCGTTGAACCCGAGGCTGAGGGAGTGA
- a CDS encoding ABC transporter ATP-binding protein, with product MDLLQVNDLKTYFFTEAGVVKAVDGISFNVEKGCTVGLVGESGSGKSVTAQSVLRIVPKPGKIIGGKIFFNGEDILAKKEEEMRSYRGKKISLIFQDPTSSLNPVFTIGTQLVEIVRQHKEVSKSDAAEEVIKALRLVRLPDPEEALRRYPHQFSGGMKQRICIARALLLNPELLFADEPTTNLDVTIQAQIINLLIELQKNIGLTLVMITHDMGIVTQMCKCVVVLYAGNVMEIGSIEQIFQMPHPYTEALLKAVPRLDQTRRLISIPGNIPNLINPPSGCRFHPRCQYATEKCKAEVPQLVDVGDGHMISCHRWRELNGG from the coding sequence ATGGATCTTTTGCAGGTAAACGACCTTAAGACATACTTCTTCACGGAGGCAGGAGTTGTAAAGGCAGTCGATGGCATCTCTTTCAACGTAGAGAAGGGGTGCACAGTTGGGCTTGTGGGCGAGAGCGGGAGTGGGAAGTCAGTGACTGCCCAGTCTGTACTGCGGATTGTCCCTAAGCCTGGAAAGATTATCGGCGGTAAGATATTCTTCAATGGGGAGGACATCCTTGCTAAGAAGGAGGAAGAGATGCGTTCATACCGCGGTAAAAAGATAAGCCTAATCTTCCAGGATCCTACGAGCTCCCTGAATCCGGTGTTTACAATCGGTACTCAGTTGGTCGAAATAGTGAGGCAGCATAAGGAAGTCAGCAAAAGCGATGCTGCCGAGGAAGTGATCAAAGCGCTTAGGCTTGTCCGGCTCCCTGATCCTGAGGAGGCTTTGAGACGCTACCCCCACCAATTCAGCGGGGGGATGAAGCAGAGGATCTGCATTGCAAGGGCCCTCCTGCTCAACCCTGAACTGCTGTTTGCGGATGAGCCTACTACCAATCTCGATGTTACGATACAGGCGCAGATAATCAACCTGCTAATTGAACTCCAAAAGAACATTGGTCTCACTTTAGTAATGATAACCCACGACATGGGCATTGTCACACAGATGTGCAAGTGCGTCGTAGTCCTTTATGCAGGCAACGTAATGGAGATCGGCAGCATAGAACAGATCTTCCAGATGCCGCACCCTTACACTGAAGCCCTGCTCAAGGCAGTGCCGAGGCTGGATCAGACGAGGAGGCTGATTTCCATACCCGGAAACATACCGAACCTGATCAACCCCCCGTCCGGCTGCAGGTTCCATCCCCGCTGCCAGTACGCAACCGAGAAGTGCAAGGCGGAGGTTCCACAGCTTGTGGACGTCGGTGATGGTCACATGATTTCGTGCCATCGCTGGCGCGAACTTAATGGAGGCTAG
- a CDS encoding dipeptide ABC transporter ATP-binding protein, with protein MEARTMETILEVRDLVKYFPVYSRGIFMKKVVGNVHAVDHISFEVRKGETVGLVGESGCGKTTTGKLILNLEKATSGEVKFEGIDVLKAFEKGSNEEKSRLRRSMQMVFQNPYASLDPRMTIYDIISEPFKIHRHIPKEEWENRVYKLLSMVGLESYHAERYPHEFSGGQRQRICIARAIAVEPKFIVADEPVSSLDVSIRAQILNLMMDLQKDLGISYLYISHDLSSVRQISHRVVVMYLGEIVESAPAEKLFEHPLHPYTRALISAVPIPDPARKMDVILLPGEVPSPINPPSGCRFHPRCQYATEKCKAEKPKLEEIDKDHFVACHYAFNFM; from the coding sequence ATGGAGGCTAGGACAATGGAGACGATTCTTGAAGTGAGAGATCTCGTGAAGTATTTCCCTGTGTACTCCCGCGGGATATTCATGAAGAAAGTGGTGGGTAACGTCCACGCAGTAGATCACATAAGCTTCGAAGTGCGCAAAGGTGAGACCGTGGGGCTGGTCGGAGAAAGCGGTTGCGGGAAGACGACCACTGGAAAGCTCATCCTGAATCTCGAAAAAGCCACCTCGGGCGAGGTCAAATTTGAGGGTATTGATGTACTGAAGGCATTTGAAAAGGGCAGCAATGAGGAAAAGTCTCGCCTTAGAAGATCGATGCAGATGGTATTCCAGAATCCCTACGCTTCATTGGATCCCAGGATGACGATATACGACATTATCAGTGAGCCGTTCAAGATACACCGCCATATACCGAAAGAGGAATGGGAAAACAGGGTCTACAAGCTGCTCTCTATGGTCGGTCTGGAGTCATACCATGCCGAAAGGTACCCCCACGAGTTCAGCGGAGGCCAGCGGCAGAGGATCTGCATTGCCAGGGCGATCGCAGTCGAACCGAAGTTTATAGTGGCAGACGAACCCGTCTCGTCCTTGGATGTTTCGATAAGGGCGCAGATCCTGAACCTGATGATGGATCTGCAGAAAGACTTGGGGATATCATACCTCTACATATCCCATGACCTGAGCTCCGTGCGTCAGATATCTCACCGTGTAGTGGTCATGTACCTCGGCGAGATAGTTGAGTCTGCACCTGCGGAAAAGCTCTTCGAACACCCGTTGCACCCGTATACCCGCGCTCTGATCTCAGCCGTGCCTATACCTGACCCCGCCAGGAAAATGGACGTGATCCTCCTTCCGGGGGAGGTCCCCAGCCCGATCAACCCCCCGTCCGGCTGCAGGTTCCATCCCCGCTGCCAGTACGCAACCGAGAAGTGCAAGGCGGAGAAGCCTAAGCTCGAGGAAATCGACAAGGATCATTTCGTGGCTTGCCATTACGCATTTAACTTCATGTGA
- a CDS encoding ABC transporter substrate-binding protein: MLGSMLAVAPVPKVEATPDGIFKITMVAPGSANLLRRQWGLIIANSFKSVGIDARVVFLGWGSVYDRILTPDPSMVGKTYDEGGFDALFIGWTPGSPVAPFAGSFQIYYSANTPPNSNYFLWDNPESDALIEKFMTEGYNEEGIEAFKDWQYVQYIDVPASQIFFSTAIFTASKDIDFNGYEWIFDNLGPVPQYLTGLNEVVLATTGELLDINPPLSNSWYDTEVFNAIFDSLFTLSSDYEYLPGICTVLEISEDGSTFTYHLRDDVYFHDGIKMTADDVVFSFLAYLNPQSGSQQSGYEAGYIGDDITFVYADGTTSRLVLDLSGDEPVAYYPAPANVTGTRPARIEALDANTVQITIAEFGGLGKPVATFHPEGDGVAILPKHVLEAVPFEDWKTHPFNSGTGTYESNGKTFSGPIGTGPYVFKSYDPVSALVTLEKNDNYWDKARLESEGFFTVQKFYVRYIVEKDSAIAALKNGQVHILDQNYQLGNDYKAGNLDFAANYELRGSGIQQLGYNMRHPVFGTGVDTPLGKSNPARAAEAARYVRQAMDYLIPRQLIIDNLLGGFGEPAAVHVNPVSPYYNSSIVAREYSPDKAKELLAMAGYEVGVTPSGPTVLSSYLLGQPITFEGTFDIDPVVALEEDGIVALLLMSTDNSTWTPVAQTVVNTGGYYKMSYTPTQTGTYYFKVQLTGVGAKTAAASAASGPTYPYDSISKVIDPQTTPAKSVTVISVDNAISSYVNQVNTLNTKVNDLTAQLANATNMAYAGIGLAIIALIVAIALGMRKK; encoded by the coding sequence TTGCTCGGTTCGATGCTAGCAGTCGCTCCAGTGCCAAAAGTGGAGGCCACGCCTGACGGTATCTTCAAGATAACAATGGTGGCTCCAGGAAGCGCAAACCTGCTCAGGCGGCAATGGGGTCTCATCATAGCAAACTCGTTCAAGTCGGTCGGTATCGATGCCAGAGTTGTATTCTTGGGATGGGGTTCGGTATATGACAGGATCCTCACCCCTGACCCGTCAATGGTTGGCAAGACGTACGATGAAGGTGGCTTCGACGCCCTCTTCATTGGCTGGACCCCTGGTTCTCCGGTCGCCCCGTTCGCAGGGTCGTTCCAGATCTACTACAGCGCGAACACACCTCCTAACTCCAACTATTTCCTGTGGGATAACCCTGAGTCTGATGCCCTCATAGAGAAGTTCATGACTGAGGGCTATAATGAAGAGGGAATTGAGGCATTCAAGGACTGGCAGTACGTCCAGTACATTGACGTCCCGGCGTCCCAGATATTCTTCTCCACTGCGATCTTCACCGCATCGAAAGACATTGACTTCAATGGGTATGAGTGGATATTCGACAACCTCGGCCCTGTGCCGCAGTACCTGACCGGTCTTAACGAAGTCGTCCTCGCCACGACTGGTGAGCTGCTGGACATAAACCCGCCGCTCTCGAACTCTTGGTATGACACCGAGGTCTTCAATGCCATCTTCGACTCGCTCTTCACGCTGAGCTCCGACTATGAATACCTCCCTGGCATATGCACAGTGCTTGAGATCTCTGAGGACGGAAGCACCTTCACGTACCACCTCAGGGACGACGTCTACTTCCATGACGGGATCAAGATGACCGCCGACGACGTGGTCTTCTCCTTCCTGGCCTACCTGAACCCGCAGTCCGGCTCGCAGCAGTCCGGATATGAGGCAGGATACATCGGCGATGACATAACCTTCGTCTACGCTGACGGAACAACCTCGAGACTGGTTCTTGACCTGAGCGGCGACGAGCCTGTCGCCTACTACCCAGCTCCGGCCAACGTGACCGGCACGAGGCCTGCCAGGATCGAGGCACTCGACGCGAACACGGTGCAAATTACAATAGCTGAGTTCGGCGGCCTCGGCAAGCCTGTTGCGACCTTCCACCCTGAGGGTGATGGAGTCGCGATCCTGCCGAAGCACGTGCTGGAAGCGGTACCGTTCGAGGACTGGAAGACCCATCCGTTCAACAGCGGTACTGGGACTTATGAGTCGAACGGCAAGACCTTTTCAGGACCGATCGGCACCGGCCCGTATGTGTTCAAGAGCTACGACCCTGTTTCAGCACTGGTGACCCTTGAGAAGAACGACAACTACTGGGACAAGGCAAGGCTCGAGTCGGAAGGATTCTTCACCGTCCAGAAGTTCTACGTAAGGTACATCGTCGAGAAAGACAGCGCGATAGCGGCCCTCAAGAACGGGCAGGTCCACATACTCGACCAGAACTACCAGTTGGGCAACGACTACAAGGCAGGCAACTTAGACTTCGCGGCTAACTACGAGCTGAGGGGTTCCGGCATCCAGCAGCTCGGTTACAACATGAGGCACCCTGTCTTCGGCACTGGCGTCGACACCCCGCTCGGCAAGTCGAACCCTGCGAGGGCAGCCGAAGCTGCGAGGTACGTCCGCCAGGCGATGGACTACCTGATACCGAGGCAACTGATCATCGACAACCTCTTGGGCGGATTCGGTGAGCCGGCCGCGGTGCACGTCAACCCCGTCAGCCCATACTACAACTCGAGCATTGTTGCAAGAGAGTACAGCCCGGACAAAGCCAAGGAGCTCTTAGCCATGGCTGGGTACGAAGTCGGAGTGACCCCTTCAGGACCTACCGTGTTGTCGAGCTACCTCCTCGGGCAGCCGATCACATTTGAAGGTACATTCGACATCGATCCAGTGGTCGCTCTGGAGGAGGACGGAATCGTTGCGCTACTGCTAATGAGCACCGACAATTCGACTTGGACACCAGTTGCACAGACCGTGGTTAACACAGGTGGATACTACAAGATGAGCTATACGCCGACTCAGACCGGCACCTATTACTTCAAGGTCCAGCTGACCGGAGTCGGAGCGAAGACCGCTGCTGCTTCAGCAGCATCAGGTCCGACCTACCCGTACGATAGTATTAGCAAAGTCATCGACCCGCAGACGACCCCGGCCAAGAGCGTAACGGTAATCTCTGTCGACAATGCGATCTCGTCCTACGTCAACCAGGTGAATACACTGAACACAAAGGTCAACGATCTGACTGCGCAACTCGCGAATGCCACAAACATGGCATATGCGGGCATAGGACTCGCAATCATAGCATTGATAGTTGCAATCGCCCTCGGAATGAGGAAAAAATAA
- a CDS encoding AAA family ATPase → MAKLTLSEVILENFMSYEYARVQLNRGLNLISGPNGAGKSSILLAISVATGQSYTERSRKLSDLIRRGKETARVTLVLNNTAVDGKRPVPLINSDLITVSRYLKKDGTYWFEINSKEASKFDVNRLFKSVGMNPDNMLIIMHQNMIEEFAITSPEEKLRMVEEAVGFLQYRNAIFEAEEKLSRILGEEEATTQLLGSAEQTLAYWKDLNDRYEEKRRLLDRKSYLEREMVWAQVIKGEKAVASIEERIRLKSAQLEDLREGMAQKKAAAEQLWSDYLAEKERLRELLAGSGRLQERGLSDERLDSIVRSYVDARVEEAVMRYRSNEIEQEIRDLKSGLEEAKKSLAEVQREIKDAGERIQTARALLEISDEIRYVNAHLLSLGDVPDDAPSMYEAYKKTYQELKQKAAVVGENRKHLIEEIGERKRIWREVLERLVAEITPIYRTVLSRVGGTGDIRLSNMDDPEKAGIEVTVGFRGASPVLLDAYAQSGGERAVATMAFLLALQHQLKSPVRAVDEFDVHMDPFNREAMMRMLFSFMNENSDVQFIVITPSQLSAVGDFANIIFVQNVHGKSEVARAAAARA, encoded by the coding sequence ATGGCTAAGCTCACTCTGTCTGAGGTGATCCTCGAGAACTTCATGTCGTATGAGTACGCTAGGGTACAGCTTAACCGGGGGCTCAACCTCATATCCGGCCCTAATGGCGCTGGCAAGTCCTCGATCCTGCTCGCGATATCTGTGGCAACTGGTCAGAGCTATACCGAGCGGTCAAGGAAGCTCTCAGACCTGATTAGGCGGGGGAAGGAGACGGCACGGGTTACGCTCGTGCTCAACAACACCGCTGTGGACGGGAAGCGCCCCGTGCCCCTCATCAACAGCGATCTGATCACCGTCTCCAGGTATCTCAAAAAGGATGGAACCTACTGGTTTGAGATAAACTCAAAAGAGGCCAGCAAGTTCGACGTGAACCGCCTCTTCAAGAGCGTCGGGATGAATCCCGACAACATGCTGATAATAATGCACCAGAACATGATAGAGGAGTTCGCGATAACCTCGCCCGAAGAAAAGCTCAGGATGGTGGAAGAGGCTGTAGGCTTCCTTCAGTACAGGAATGCAATATTCGAGGCCGAGGAGAAGCTGAGCCGCATCCTTGGGGAGGAGGAGGCAACAACCCAGCTCCTGGGCAGCGCAGAGCAGACGCTGGCATACTGGAAGGATCTTAACGACCGTTACGAAGAGAAGAGGCGCCTGCTCGACAGGAAGTCCTACTTGGAGAGGGAGATGGTCTGGGCACAGGTCATAAAGGGCGAGAAAGCCGTAGCCTCGATCGAAGAGAGGATCCGCCTCAAGTCCGCGCAACTCGAGGACCTTAGGGAGGGGATGGCCCAGAAGAAGGCGGCTGCGGAGCAGCTATGGTCCGACTACCTGGCTGAAAAGGAGAGGCTGAGGGAACTTCTCGCCGGTTCCGGGCGGCTCCAAGAGAGGGGCCTTTCCGACGAACGGCTCGACTCGATAGTGAGATCTTACGTGGACGCCAGGGTCGAAGAGGCAGTCATGCGGTATCGGTCAAACGAGATAGAACAGGAGATCCGAGACCTGAAATCCGGTCTTGAAGAGGCGAAGAAATCGCTCGCAGAGGTCCAGCGCGAGATCAAAGACGCAGGAGAGCGCATCCAGACTGCTAGGGCGCTCCTGGAGATATCGGACGAGATAAGGTACGTCAATGCCCACCTTCTCTCGCTTGGCGACGTTCCGGATGATGCCCCGTCGATGTATGAGGCATACAAGAAGACCTACCAGGAGTTGAAGCAGAAGGCGGCTGTAGTCGGAGAGAACAGGAAACACCTGATCGAGGAGATAGGGGAGCGGAAGAGGATCTGGAGGGAAGTCCTCGAGAGGCTTGTCGCGGAGATAACCCCGATATACCGGACCGTCCTGAGCAGGGTGGGGGGGACGGGCGATATACGCCTCTCGAACATGGACGACCCAGAGAAGGCGGGGATCGAGGTGACTGTCGGTTTCAGAGGGGCCTCTCCGGTCCTGTTAGACGCCTATGCGCAGAGCGGGGGCGAGCGTGCGGTAGCTACCATGGCCTTCCTTCTCGCGCTGCAGCACCAGCTCAAGTCCCCGGTGAGGGCGGTCGACGAGTTCGACGTGCACATGGATCCTTTCAACAGGGAAGCTATGATGCGGATGCTATTCTCGTTCATGAACGAGAACTCGGACGTCCAGTTCATAGTGATAACCCCGAGCCAGCTCAGCGCTGTGGGAGACTTTGCTAACATAATCTTTGTACAGAACGTCCATGGCAAGTCGGAGGTGGCAAGGGCTGCCGCAGCAAGGGCGTAG